A genomic window from Vanessa tameamea isolate UH-Manoa-2023 chromosome 7, ilVanTame1 primary haplotype, whole genome shotgun sequence includes:
- the LOC113395699 gene encoding zinc finger protein 1 isoform X1 codes for MKVQSSLMGVGGWYECLAAGWLADMRSKQVPTSTTSARRLAALIRPLAGGGAEGKPSEEEEERGGSPLGPGGPFTCSQCRGAYPTREQLERHETLHSPSTQVDNIKYSCKICHKSFANVYRLQRHMISHDESAGLRKFKCNDCDKAFKFKHHLKEHLRIHSGEKPFECANCGKKFSHSGSYSSHMTSKKCLVMNLKMGRIKPNNPALNPDRSPSRKRTNAMVASQLNNNIAPNGNSFLPILPKYNDAAAAFFASMSTPENNFHRPPLGQPGINPFYMPPGMPLSPANGIAPYSFPTSLSQLFEQLASQQYHQRKIENPSPKQMGLPSADPEDLIEEVIEDEDKRSEGSAELVMDIEDEDNISIKKEQEERESEHRSPSRVYESVPVNNNSEEADNNQTGFNTIMNSVNASVTKHFFRADMEKLSPVSGNIYPSIESPVSRVTVKEEPDELRCLKCNVSFNDKNELIEHEKVLCGNMFRKHEGLAAQMAETVALNRLEAEMRASIQSGVSASEDEDFGKDDRDDKVSLHDSDRKIRVRTALSEEQQTVLKEHYSVNPRPNREEFKKIAHQIGLDNRVVQVWFQNNRARVRRMTQAIAISDQPLDLSTKKCNASLTSSPSPSPPCSISVTHSDSEEAVNLSQKSSRSTTPHRSNYLNTYPHSNCSSSSFTDFRLSPSPGETISAQKRLLSQKVPVNPMMPMDKLLQYNDLTNGRSPILNMHISSEHRQESSPSYDRPSWGDELQAQNEFEDETSVLKKSKLKAGNDFKEGEGQFVCDQCDKTFVKQSSLARHKYEHSGQRPYKCLECPKAFKHKHHLTEHKRLHTGEKPFQCCKCLKKFSHSGSYSQHMNHRFAICKPYRD; via the exons ATGAAAGTGCAGAGCTCGCTTATGGGAGTTGGCGGTTGGTACGAATGCTTGGCGGCCGGTTGGCTTGCCGACATGAGGAGTAAGCAGGTCCCCACGTCTACCACCTCGGCCAGGCGGCTCGCGGCCTTAA TCCGACCGCTTGCCGGTGGAGGTGCGGAGGGCAAACCTTCGGAGGAAGAGGAGGAGCGTGGGGGCTCACCGCTGGGCCCTGGCGGTCCTTTCACCTGCAGCCAATGCCGCGGCGCCTACCCAACACGCGAGCAGCTCGAGCGACACGAGACCCTGCACTCGCCCAGCACTCAGGTGGATAACATCAAATAT TCGTGCAAGATTTGCCACAAGAGCTTCGCGAACGTGTACCGACTGCAGCGCCACATGATCAGCCACGACGAGAGCGCTGGGCTTCGTAAATTCAAGTGCAACGATTGTGACAAGGCATTCAAATTTAAACACCATCTCAAAGAGCACCTTCGGATACACAGTGGAGAGAAACCATTCGAATGCGCCAATTGTGGCAAAAAGTTTTCCCACTCCGGCTCGTATTCTTCACACATGACATCTAAAAAATGTCTAGTGATGAACCTCAAGATGGGGAGAATAAAGCCTAACAACCCTGCTCTTAACCCCGATCGAAGTCCTTCGCGCAAACGAACAAATGCCATGGTTGCATCGCaactgaataataatattgcGCCGAATGGTAATTCTTTCTTACCAATTCTTCCTAAATACAACGACGCTGCCGCTGCATTCTTTGCATCGATGTCTACACCAGAAAATAATTTCCACCGACCGCCTTTAGGCCAGCCAGGGATTAATCCTTTCTACATGCCTCCCGGTATGCCTTTGAGTCCTGCTAATGGTATTGCTCCATACAGTTTTCCTACTTCCTTAAGCCAGCTTTTCGAGCAACTAGCATCACAACAATACCACCAAAGAAAAATTGAAAATCCTAGTCCGAAACAAATGGGTCTTCCTTCAGCTGATCCTGAAGATTTAATAGAAGAAGTGATCGAAGATGAAGACAAAAGATCAGAAGGTAGCGCCGAACTCGTAATGGACATAGAAGATGAGGATAATATTAGCATAAAAAAGGAACAAGAAGAACGAGAGAGTGAGCACAGGTCTCCCTCGCGTGTTTATGAATCCGTCCCTGTTAACAATAACAGTGAAGAGGCTGACAACAACCAGACAGGTTTTAACACTATAATGAATTCCGTTAATGCGTCTGtaacgaaacatttttttagagCTGATATGGAGAAACTTTCACCTGTTTCCGGAAACATATACCCGAGCATAGAATCGCCAGTATCACGCGTTACCGTGAAAGAGGAACCTGATGAGTTGCGCTGCTTAAAATGCAACGTTtcgtttaatgataaaaatgaacTAATAGAACATGAAAAAGTCTTATGTGGAAATATGTTTAGGAAACACGAGGGATTAGCTGCTCAAATGGCTGAAACAGTGGCACTAAATAGGTTAGAAGCTGAAATGCGAGCTTCTATACAGAGTGGAGTCAGTGCAAGTGAAGATGAGGACTTTGGAAAAGACGATAGAGATGATAAAGTATCTCTCCATGACAGCGATAGAAAGATAAGAGTTCGAACAGCCTTAAGTGAAGAACAACAAACTGTCCTAAAGGAGCATTACTCTGTTAATCCTCGACCTAATAGAgaagaatttaaaaagataGCTCATCAAATTGGTCTAGATAACAGAGTCGTACAAGTGTGGTTCCAAAATAATAGGGCGAGAGTGAGACGAATGACTCAAGCGATAGCTATTTCGGATCAACCATTAGATCTGTcaacaaaaaaatgtaacgcATCGTTAACTTCTAGTCCGTCACCCTCCCCGCCTTGCAGCATTTCAGTTACACATTCCGACTCTGAAGAAGCAGTTAATTTGAGCCAAAAATCTTCGCGTAGTACGACTCCACATCGTTCTAACTATCTTAATACGTATCCACATTCCAATTGTTCTTCTTCATCTTTTACTGATTTTCGATTGTCGCCATCGCCGGGTGAAACGATTAGCGCGCAGAAGAGGTTACTGTCTCAAAAGGTGCCAGTAAATCCTATGATGCCAATGGATAAACTTCTTCAATATAATGATTTGACAAATGGCAGATCGCCAATACTTAACATGCATATATCGTCTGAACATAGACAAGAATCTAGCCCATCTTACGACCGACCGTCTTGGGGAGATGAACTGCAAGCTCAAAACGAATTTGAAGATGAAACGTCTGTACTTAAGAAAAGCAAGCTAAAGGCTGGTAACGACTTTAAAGAGGGAGAAGGACAATTCGTCTGCGACCAATGTGATAAAACTTTTGTGAAACAGAGCTCTCTCGCGAGACACAAATATGAGCATTCAG GTCAACGACCATACAAATGTTTGGAGTGCCCAAAGGCGTTCAAGCACAAGCATCACCTCACAGAGCACAAGAGGCTCCACACCGGCGAGAAACCCTTCCAGTGCTGCAAGTGCCTCAAGAAGTTCTCCCACTCCGGTTCCTACAGCCAACACATGAACCACAGGTTTGCCATTTGCAAACCCTACAGGGACTAA
- the LOC113395699 gene encoding zinc finger protein 1 isoform X2, which yields MKVQSSLMGVGGWYECLAAGWLADMRSKQVPTSTTSARRLAALIRPLAGGGAEGKPSEEEEERGGSPLGPGGPFTCSQCRGAYPTREQLERHETLHSPSTQSCKICHKSFANVYRLQRHMISHDESAGLRKFKCNDCDKAFKFKHHLKEHLRIHSGEKPFECANCGKKFSHSGSYSSHMTSKKCLVMNLKMGRIKPNNPALNPDRSPSRKRTNAMVASQLNNNIAPNGNSFLPILPKYNDAAAAFFASMSTPENNFHRPPLGQPGINPFYMPPGMPLSPANGIAPYSFPTSLSQLFEQLASQQYHQRKIENPSPKQMGLPSADPEDLIEEVIEDEDKRSEGSAELVMDIEDEDNISIKKEQEERESEHRSPSRVYESVPVNNNSEEADNNQTGFNTIMNSVNASVTKHFFRADMEKLSPVSGNIYPSIESPVSRVTVKEEPDELRCLKCNVSFNDKNELIEHEKVLCGNMFRKHEGLAAQMAETVALNRLEAEMRASIQSGVSASEDEDFGKDDRDDKVSLHDSDRKIRVRTALSEEQQTVLKEHYSVNPRPNREEFKKIAHQIGLDNRVVQVWFQNNRARVRRMTQAIAISDQPLDLSTKKCNASLTSSPSPSPPCSISVTHSDSEEAVNLSQKSSRSTTPHRSNYLNTYPHSNCSSSSFTDFRLSPSPGETISAQKRLLSQKVPVNPMMPMDKLLQYNDLTNGRSPILNMHISSEHRQESSPSYDRPSWGDELQAQNEFEDETSVLKKSKLKAGNDFKEGEGQFVCDQCDKTFVKQSSLARHKYEHSGQRPYKCLECPKAFKHKHHLTEHKRLHTGEKPFQCCKCLKKFSHSGSYSQHMNHRFAICKPYRD from the exons ATGAAAGTGCAGAGCTCGCTTATGGGAGTTGGCGGTTGGTACGAATGCTTGGCGGCCGGTTGGCTTGCCGACATGAGGAGTAAGCAGGTCCCCACGTCTACCACCTCGGCCAGGCGGCTCGCGGCCTTAA TCCGACCGCTTGCCGGTGGAGGTGCGGAGGGCAAACCTTCGGAGGAAGAGGAGGAGCGTGGGGGCTCACCGCTGGGCCCTGGCGGTCCTTTCACCTGCAGCCAATGCCGCGGCGCCTACCCAACACGCGAGCAGCTCGAGCGACACGAGACCCTGCACTCGCCCAGCACTCAG TCGTGCAAGATTTGCCACAAGAGCTTCGCGAACGTGTACCGACTGCAGCGCCACATGATCAGCCACGACGAGAGCGCTGGGCTTCGTAAATTCAAGTGCAACGATTGTGACAAGGCATTCAAATTTAAACACCATCTCAAAGAGCACCTTCGGATACACAGTGGAGAGAAACCATTCGAATGCGCCAATTGTGGCAAAAAGTTTTCCCACTCCGGCTCGTATTCTTCACACATGACATCTAAAAAATGTCTAGTGATGAACCTCAAGATGGGGAGAATAAAGCCTAACAACCCTGCTCTTAACCCCGATCGAAGTCCTTCGCGCAAACGAACAAATGCCATGGTTGCATCGCaactgaataataatattgcGCCGAATGGTAATTCTTTCTTACCAATTCTTCCTAAATACAACGACGCTGCCGCTGCATTCTTTGCATCGATGTCTACACCAGAAAATAATTTCCACCGACCGCCTTTAGGCCAGCCAGGGATTAATCCTTTCTACATGCCTCCCGGTATGCCTTTGAGTCCTGCTAATGGTATTGCTCCATACAGTTTTCCTACTTCCTTAAGCCAGCTTTTCGAGCAACTAGCATCACAACAATACCACCAAAGAAAAATTGAAAATCCTAGTCCGAAACAAATGGGTCTTCCTTCAGCTGATCCTGAAGATTTAATAGAAGAAGTGATCGAAGATGAAGACAAAAGATCAGAAGGTAGCGCCGAACTCGTAATGGACATAGAAGATGAGGATAATATTAGCATAAAAAAGGAACAAGAAGAACGAGAGAGTGAGCACAGGTCTCCCTCGCGTGTTTATGAATCCGTCCCTGTTAACAATAACAGTGAAGAGGCTGACAACAACCAGACAGGTTTTAACACTATAATGAATTCCGTTAATGCGTCTGtaacgaaacatttttttagagCTGATATGGAGAAACTTTCACCTGTTTCCGGAAACATATACCCGAGCATAGAATCGCCAGTATCACGCGTTACCGTGAAAGAGGAACCTGATGAGTTGCGCTGCTTAAAATGCAACGTTtcgtttaatgataaaaatgaacTAATAGAACATGAAAAAGTCTTATGTGGAAATATGTTTAGGAAACACGAGGGATTAGCTGCTCAAATGGCTGAAACAGTGGCACTAAATAGGTTAGAAGCTGAAATGCGAGCTTCTATACAGAGTGGAGTCAGTGCAAGTGAAGATGAGGACTTTGGAAAAGACGATAGAGATGATAAAGTATCTCTCCATGACAGCGATAGAAAGATAAGAGTTCGAACAGCCTTAAGTGAAGAACAACAAACTGTCCTAAAGGAGCATTACTCTGTTAATCCTCGACCTAATAGAgaagaatttaaaaagataGCTCATCAAATTGGTCTAGATAACAGAGTCGTACAAGTGTGGTTCCAAAATAATAGGGCGAGAGTGAGACGAATGACTCAAGCGATAGCTATTTCGGATCAACCATTAGATCTGTcaacaaaaaaatgtaacgcATCGTTAACTTCTAGTCCGTCACCCTCCCCGCCTTGCAGCATTTCAGTTACACATTCCGACTCTGAAGAAGCAGTTAATTTGAGCCAAAAATCTTCGCGTAGTACGACTCCACATCGTTCTAACTATCTTAATACGTATCCACATTCCAATTGTTCTTCTTCATCTTTTACTGATTTTCGATTGTCGCCATCGCCGGGTGAAACGATTAGCGCGCAGAAGAGGTTACTGTCTCAAAAGGTGCCAGTAAATCCTATGATGCCAATGGATAAACTTCTTCAATATAATGATTTGACAAATGGCAGATCGCCAATACTTAACATGCATATATCGTCTGAACATAGACAAGAATCTAGCCCATCTTACGACCGACCGTCTTGGGGAGATGAACTGCAAGCTCAAAACGAATTTGAAGATGAAACGTCTGTACTTAAGAAAAGCAAGCTAAAGGCTGGTAACGACTTTAAAGAGGGAGAAGGACAATTCGTCTGCGACCAATGTGATAAAACTTTTGTGAAACAGAGCTCTCTCGCGAGACACAAATATGAGCATTCAG GTCAACGACCATACAAATGTTTGGAGTGCCCAAAGGCGTTCAAGCACAAGCATCACCTCACAGAGCACAAGAGGCTCCACACCGGCGAGAAACCCTTCCAGTGCTGCAAGTGCCTCAAGAAGTTCTCCCACTCCGGTTCCTACAGCCAACACATGAACCACAGGTTTGCCATTTGCAAACCCTACAGGGACTAA
- the LOC113395699 gene encoding zinc finger protein 1 isoform X3 — MVARTDEMFGCYGDSYSYRLWSLANVWGACRFRPLAGGGAEGKPSEEEEERGGSPLGPGGPFTCSQCRGAYPTREQLERHETLHSPSTQVDNIKYSCKICHKSFANVYRLQRHMISHDESAGLRKFKCNDCDKAFKFKHHLKEHLRIHSGEKPFECANCGKKFSHSGSYSSHMTSKKCLVMNLKMGRIKPNNPALNPDRSPSRKRTNAMVASQLNNNIAPNGNSFLPILPKYNDAAAAFFASMSTPENNFHRPPLGQPGINPFYMPPGMPLSPANGIAPYSFPTSLSQLFEQLASQQYHQRKIENPSPKQMGLPSADPEDLIEEVIEDEDKRSEGSAELVMDIEDEDNISIKKEQEERESEHRSPSRVYESVPVNNNSEEADNNQTGFNTIMNSVNASVTKHFFRADMEKLSPVSGNIYPSIESPVSRVTVKEEPDELRCLKCNVSFNDKNELIEHEKVLCGNMFRKHEGLAAQMAETVALNRLEAEMRASIQSGVSASEDEDFGKDDRDDKVSLHDSDRKIRVRTALSEEQQTVLKEHYSVNPRPNREEFKKIAHQIGLDNRVVQVWFQNNRARVRRMTQAIAISDQPLDLSTKKCNASLTSSPSPSPPCSISVTHSDSEEAVNLSQKSSRSTTPHRSNYLNTYPHSNCSSSSFTDFRLSPSPGETISAQKRLLSQKVPVNPMMPMDKLLQYNDLTNGRSPILNMHISSEHRQESSPSYDRPSWGDELQAQNEFEDETSVLKKSKLKAGNDFKEGEGQFVCDQCDKTFVKQSSLARHKYEHSGQRPYKCLECPKAFKHKHHLTEHKRLHTGEKPFQCCKCLKKFSHSGSYSQHMNHRFAICKPYRD; from the exons TCCGACCGCTTGCCGGTGGAGGTGCGGAGGGCAAACCTTCGGAGGAAGAGGAGGAGCGTGGGGGCTCACCGCTGGGCCCTGGCGGTCCTTTCACCTGCAGCCAATGCCGCGGCGCCTACCCAACACGCGAGCAGCTCGAGCGACACGAGACCCTGCACTCGCCCAGCACTCAGGTGGATAACATCAAATAT TCGTGCAAGATTTGCCACAAGAGCTTCGCGAACGTGTACCGACTGCAGCGCCACATGATCAGCCACGACGAGAGCGCTGGGCTTCGTAAATTCAAGTGCAACGATTGTGACAAGGCATTCAAATTTAAACACCATCTCAAAGAGCACCTTCGGATACACAGTGGAGAGAAACCATTCGAATGCGCCAATTGTGGCAAAAAGTTTTCCCACTCCGGCTCGTATTCTTCACACATGACATCTAAAAAATGTCTAGTGATGAACCTCAAGATGGGGAGAATAAAGCCTAACAACCCTGCTCTTAACCCCGATCGAAGTCCTTCGCGCAAACGAACAAATGCCATGGTTGCATCGCaactgaataataatattgcGCCGAATGGTAATTCTTTCTTACCAATTCTTCCTAAATACAACGACGCTGCCGCTGCATTCTTTGCATCGATGTCTACACCAGAAAATAATTTCCACCGACCGCCTTTAGGCCAGCCAGGGATTAATCCTTTCTACATGCCTCCCGGTATGCCTTTGAGTCCTGCTAATGGTATTGCTCCATACAGTTTTCCTACTTCCTTAAGCCAGCTTTTCGAGCAACTAGCATCACAACAATACCACCAAAGAAAAATTGAAAATCCTAGTCCGAAACAAATGGGTCTTCCTTCAGCTGATCCTGAAGATTTAATAGAAGAAGTGATCGAAGATGAAGACAAAAGATCAGAAGGTAGCGCCGAACTCGTAATGGACATAGAAGATGAGGATAATATTAGCATAAAAAAGGAACAAGAAGAACGAGAGAGTGAGCACAGGTCTCCCTCGCGTGTTTATGAATCCGTCCCTGTTAACAATAACAGTGAAGAGGCTGACAACAACCAGACAGGTTTTAACACTATAATGAATTCCGTTAATGCGTCTGtaacgaaacatttttttagagCTGATATGGAGAAACTTTCACCTGTTTCCGGAAACATATACCCGAGCATAGAATCGCCAGTATCACGCGTTACCGTGAAAGAGGAACCTGATGAGTTGCGCTGCTTAAAATGCAACGTTtcgtttaatgataaaaatgaacTAATAGAACATGAAAAAGTCTTATGTGGAAATATGTTTAGGAAACACGAGGGATTAGCTGCTCAAATGGCTGAAACAGTGGCACTAAATAGGTTAGAAGCTGAAATGCGAGCTTCTATACAGAGTGGAGTCAGTGCAAGTGAAGATGAGGACTTTGGAAAAGACGATAGAGATGATAAAGTATCTCTCCATGACAGCGATAGAAAGATAAGAGTTCGAACAGCCTTAAGTGAAGAACAACAAACTGTCCTAAAGGAGCATTACTCTGTTAATCCTCGACCTAATAGAgaagaatttaaaaagataGCTCATCAAATTGGTCTAGATAACAGAGTCGTACAAGTGTGGTTCCAAAATAATAGGGCGAGAGTGAGACGAATGACTCAAGCGATAGCTATTTCGGATCAACCATTAGATCTGTcaacaaaaaaatgtaacgcATCGTTAACTTCTAGTCCGTCACCCTCCCCGCCTTGCAGCATTTCAGTTACACATTCCGACTCTGAAGAAGCAGTTAATTTGAGCCAAAAATCTTCGCGTAGTACGACTCCACATCGTTCTAACTATCTTAATACGTATCCACATTCCAATTGTTCTTCTTCATCTTTTACTGATTTTCGATTGTCGCCATCGCCGGGTGAAACGATTAGCGCGCAGAAGAGGTTACTGTCTCAAAAGGTGCCAGTAAATCCTATGATGCCAATGGATAAACTTCTTCAATATAATGATTTGACAAATGGCAGATCGCCAATACTTAACATGCATATATCGTCTGAACATAGACAAGAATCTAGCCCATCTTACGACCGACCGTCTTGGGGAGATGAACTGCAAGCTCAAAACGAATTTGAAGATGAAACGTCTGTACTTAAGAAAAGCAAGCTAAAGGCTGGTAACGACTTTAAAGAGGGAGAAGGACAATTCGTCTGCGACCAATGTGATAAAACTTTTGTGAAACAGAGCTCTCTCGCGAGACACAAATATGAGCATTCAG GTCAACGACCATACAAATGTTTGGAGTGCCCAAAGGCGTTCAAGCACAAGCATCACCTCACAGAGCACAAGAGGCTCCACACCGGCGAGAAACCCTTCCAGTGCTGCAAGTGCCTCAAGAAGTTCTCCCACTCCGGTTCCTACAGCCAACACATGAACCACAGGTTTGCCATTTGCAAACCCTACAGGGACTAA